One segment of Megachile rotundata isolate GNS110a chromosome 4, iyMegRotu1, whole genome shotgun sequence DNA contains the following:
- the LOC100877160 gene encoding cytochrome c oxidase subunit 4 isoform 1, mitochondrial isoform X2, whose product MANKLILSRLQQNVPFMCIRGMAIQGDVFPDKIGNREVVGHGYNGEASYLDRADFPMPAIRFKPNTPDIMALREKEKGDWKKLSIEEKKALYRASYRQTFSEFQAPTGDWKGNIAVALMGVTLSLWLFYFFKAFVYPPMPDSFSEESRLAQLERMQILEVNPITGISAKK is encoded by the exons ATGGCTAACAAATTAATTCTCTCACGTTTACAACAAAATGTGCCATTTATGTGTATTCGTGGAATGGCCATACAAGGTGATGTATTCCCAGACAAAATTGGTAATCGAGAAGTAGTAGGTCATGGATATAATGGAGAAGCTAGCTACTTAGATCGAGCTGATTTTCCTATGCCTGCTATCCGTTTCAAACCAAATACTCCAGATATCAtg GCATTgcgagaaaaagaaaagggaGATTGGAAAAAGTTATCAATAGAAGAGAAAAAGGCATTATATCGTGCTAGTTATCGCCAAACATTCAGTGAATTCCAAGCTCCAACAGGCGACTGGAAAGGAAATATAGCAGTGGCATTAATGGGAGTAACATTGAGCCTTTGGTTATTCTACTTCTTTAAAGCTTTTG TATACCCACCAATGCCAGATTCATTTAGTGAAGAAAGCAGACTTGCACAACTGGAGCGTATGCAAATACTTGAGGTGAATCCTATTACTGGAATTAGtgctaaaaaataa
- the Tango2 gene encoding transport and golgi organization 2, which produces MCILFIYRNPNANSESYRLIVATNRDEFLKRPALPAHYWKNHPECLGGTDMEPGKEGGTWLALSMTGKAGVILNLSNEESLTNNPKQGRGALIPNFVTSNDSASSYLDKLYNENKNGSLYNPFLLILINLYNANVHCLSSSINSIGPSLAEDSILGFSNSGLGVPYKKVEVGKEKFKSIVNNANVSKQTHLIEGLLKFLKSKEKHLPDPELQKRHLSRYKELSSIFVSAGEYSTRTHSILLVNGKNEVTFVEETLMPDLTWKRQIFNNNLM; this is translated from the exons ATGTGtatcttatttatttatcgcAATCCTAATGCTAATTCTGAATCCTATCGATTAATTGTGGCCACAAACCGTGATGAATTTCTTAAACGTCCAGCATTGCCTGCTCATTATTGGAAAAATCACCCAGAATGTTTAGGAG GTACTGATATGGAACCTGGAAAAGAAGGAGGAACTTGGTTAGCATTATCTATGACAGGAAAAGCTggtgttattttaaatttatctaaCGAGGAAAGTTTAACAAATAATCCTAAACAGGGACGAGGAGCTTTAATACCTAATTTTGTTACTTCAAATGATTCTGCAAGCTCATATTTAGATAAATTGTACAACGAAAATAAGAATGGTTCACTGTATAAtccatttcttttaattttaattaatttata CAATGCAAATGTTCACTGTCTCAGTAGTTCTATTAATTCAATAGGACCTTCTCTAGCAGAAGATAGTATTCTAGGGTTTAGTAACAGTGGCCTTGGTGTTCCTTATAAGAAAGTTGAAGtaggaaaagaaaaatttaaaagtattgttAACAATGCTAATGTGTCAAAACAAACACATTTGATTGAGggtcttttaaaatttttgaaatcaaaaGAAAA GCATTTACCTGATCCAGAGTTGCAAAAACGACATTTATCACGATATAAAGAACTAAGTTCAATTTTTGTGTCTGCTGGTGAATATTCAACTCGAACTCATTCTATATTACTAGTTAATGGAAAAAATGAAGTAACATTTGTTGAAGAAACACTTATGCCAGACTTAACATGGAAGCGCcaaatattcaataacaatttaatgtga
- the Fancd2 gene encoding fancd2, producing MDKRKLKFKGSLHKNLIGSQVSSQSNASNTKSLTQKPAKTKSLLLAEKTLSTQSESKSSDEDLFSNKDAASTNTKKSKLSKENIVSRKRKSFSFSALNCESDDDLGHPLAESTVLKKRRNDTNVTQNEHENIGCKDNSKNLLATVENINKDSVTKCEFIAFLSESGIKLNSVAPHLLCKNIITVQKNMKKLLDSKKYEKKKLITLMEKYFENEQNLENALADMELFVNDEVSNVLHGSSLIKILLQIPELHPEIYSSLLSKLNESVLIADSIESVPWTLSLLQQFRFLDVVTNSDVLTSSLEQLLESCPVWFQSELLLFLPDIITDKQHQTIADILNKVLEENSELINLILNCMSNLNLGKEYLIEYKEKILNLLKTNVNLNAISAIVSFVLEDCADTEVFGKTLKILRNIDMQPLVGEKVEECYKNQLNIVNILKMSMLTSKNIVNATITVIKDITKDPKPLDIILLLLIFSTTESKKRIIETMFKQYIRSGFYRTSLLTSLYNDYKQVVQELQSSALQISSNLLKTDERVYIDFAIDWLRLQFMCHKENVFKQREILEKLIFLMGDNDQTVKNALAVLCKMVTKEEERQCLTLHCNHLRILLEKMDNLALEEVGTLNDLLQYLCSNSSSIADSLRDDLFILLQKQLSNFKPLIKCKGVLASVMAIKHLMLKAETSDAAYNLFKTVLKNVKTCPRSNALFYDQLTCIISETENVDIQFIKSLTNYVEEEFINVNMIDKTNYRGELVPKFGLNNVEDEPQNCVLTFEDKKYGAIVPILFKLLRTCCIRLSENGNLEAIDSLLGCAILMPEHFDIAENHIMDLVICCINWFREIINGFVTQKDPLLRKQVLQRLNNLIDLQNELRMMFTLCDTKYQPPPSYFHYFPTPQFVRIEKKIGRKGKKGKKESKEKSVSFNETDNWEYGSTICAKNPAYFRKLDASIVHLLDVRMEMHKSQSTNCYISVKQICFIVKELLGVFGYDANEKFITDLIELLPKVCKKLRDIVDTLREDNNSQYREAARLLLCLLTKIFNWKGFESVTYNVLLREGLRTLASQVNESNATLRSCKELVTEACKYFESLSDIATQISLSTTLINMCKSLMKHSESYTKENKEKYAKLAFGFLSLQWPEEKHASQQYKTSVIELLNNWIDNEPLPLQTVTVILEWLPNETTNLENPKSSLSKIPSITRNNYHFLLKKIFDGLINGIKIALPLADSDPERIKLWYEVATSVQKLVQICKTLTTKNNVLIFLKHMPILLKSFLNLGMPVLEYNLKYQTEDVTKILKMMQGGTRYLHTICCDSAEKKDLTLTKYIPAAKSILEKLIYSVKGMLVLNNSPAAFWMGNLVNKNLEGREILSQTASSEETTLPSSDIIDDAIAADVSSDILESDNSSDDLAEENDL from the exons ATGGATAAGAGAAAGTTAAAATTCAAAGGTAGCTTGCACAAGAACTTAATAGGAAGCCAAGTATCGTCACAAAGTAACGCTTCTAATACTAAATCATTAACTCAAAAACCTGCAAAAACTAAAAGTTTATTATTAGCTGAAAAAACATTGTCAACTCAAA gCGAAAGCAAGTCATCAGATGAAGATTTATTCTCAAACAAAGATGCAGCATCTACAAATACAAAAAAGAGTAAACTATCAAAAGAAAATATAGTATCACGAAAACGCAAGTCGTTTAGTTTCAGTGCATTAAATTGTGAAAGTGATGATGATTTAGGTCATCCTTTGGCAGAATCTACAGTATTAAAGAAAAGACGTAATGATACTAATGTTACACAAAATGAACATGAAAATATTGGCTGTAAGGATAATTCAAAGAATTTATTAGCAACAGTAGAGAATATCAATAAAGATTCTGTTACAAAATGTgaatttattgcatttttatcTGAATCaggtattaaattaaattcagttGCTCCACATTTGCTTT gtaaaaatattataacagttcaaaaaaatatgaaaaaattattagattcaaaaaaatatgaaaaaaagaaGTTAATTACTCTgatggaaaaatattttgaaaatgaacaaaatcttgaaaatgCACTAGCTGACATGGAACTATTTGTTAATGATGAAGTATCAAATGTTTTGCATGGTTCATCTCTTATAAAAATCTTATTACAAATTCCAGAATTGCATCCAGAGATATACAGTAGTCTATTATCTAAACTTAACGAATCTGTGCTCATAGC tgATTCCATTGAATCAGTGCCTTGGACTCTTTCACTGTTGCAACAATTTCGATTTTTGGATGTTGTAACTAATTCTGATGTCTTAACCAGTAGCTTAGAACAACTTCTAGAATCATGTCCTGTATGGTTTCAAAGTGAATTACTGCTGTTTTTACCTGATATCATAACTGATAAACAGCATCAAACTATTGCTGACATTTTGAATAAAGTTCTAGAAGAGAATtccgaattaataaatttaatattaaattgtatgaGTAATTTAAATCTTggaaaagaatatttaattgaatacaaagaaaaaatactcaatttattaaaaacaaatgtaaatttaaacGCAATATCAGCTATTGTAAG cTTTGTGTTAGAAGATTGTGCTGATACAGAAGTTTTTGgaaaaacgttaaaaatattacGAAATATCGATATGCAACCTCTTGTTGGAGAAAAAGTTGAAGAGTGTTATAAAAATCAACTAAATATAGTTAATATTCTAAAGATGAGTATGTTAACAtcaaaaaatatagtaaatgcaACTATAACAGTTATAAAAGATATTACTAAAGATCCAAAACCATTAGACATCATTCTTTTACTACTTATATTTTCAACAACAGAGtcaaagaaaagaattattGAAACTATGTTTAAACAGTATATACGCTCTGGATTTTATAGAACGAGTTTATTAACTTCATTATACAATGATTATAAACag GTCGTGCAAGAATTACAGTCATCAGCATTGCAAATATcaagtaatttattaaaaacagaTGAACGTGTATATATTGACTTTGCTATTGACTGGTTACGTTTACAATTTATGTGTCATAAAGAAAATGTATTTAAGCAACGTGAGATTCTAGAAAAACTTATATTTCTTATGGGTGATAATGATCAAACAGTTAAAAATGCTCTAGCAGTCCTTTGTAAAATGGTaacaaaagaagaagaaagacaATGTTTAACACTGCATTGTAATCACCTTCGCATTCTACTTGAAAAAATGGATAACTTAGCCTTAGAAGAAGTTGGCACATTAAATGATTTATTGCAGTATTTGTGTTCAAATTCCAGTTCTATTGCTGATTCTTTACGTGATGACTTATTCATATTACTTCAAAAGCAGTTGTCTAACTTTAAACCATT AATAAAATGTAAAGGTGTTTTAGCATCGGTTATGGCAATAAAACACTTGATGCTGAAAGCAGAAACATCTGATGCagcttataatttattta aaacagtattaaaaaatgtaaagacTTGTCCAAGATCGAATGCGCTATTTTATGATCAATTAACATGTATTATTTCCGAAACTGAAAATGTtgatatacaatttataaaaagcCTTACAAATTATGTTGAAGaagaatttattaatgtaaatatgattgataAAACAAATTACAG AGGAGAATTGGTACCTAAATTTGGCTTGAACAATGTAGAAGATGAACCACAAAATTGTGTTCTAACTTTTGAAGATAAAAAGTATGGCGCAATTGTACCAATTTTGTTTAAACTTCTCAGGACTTGCTGTATAAGACTGAgtgaaaatggaaatttagaagccaTAGATTCTCTTTTAGGATGTGCAATATTAATGCCAGAACATTTTGATATCGCAGAAAACCATATAATGGATTTAGTAATATGCTGCATTAACTG GTTTCGAGAAATAATTAATGGTTTTGTTACACAAAAAGATCCTTTATTAAGAAAACAGGTGTTACAAAGATTAAATAATCTTATTGATTTACAAAATGAATTAAGAATGATGTTTACTCTATGTGATACAAAGTATCAACCACCTCCAAGTTATTTTCACTATTTTCCAACACCACAATTTGTAAGAATTGAGAAAAAGATAGGCAGAAAgggtaaaaaaggaaaaaaggaatCCAAGGAAAAATCTGTCAGTTTTAATGAAACTGATAACTGGGAATATGGGTCTACAATATGTGCTAAAAATCCAGCATATTTCAGAAAATTAGATGCCTCG atAGTACATTTATTAGATGTAAGAATGGAAATGCATAaatcacaatctacaaattGTTATATATCTGTGAAACAAATATGTTTCATCGTTAAAGAATTGTTAGGAGTTTTTGGATATGATGCTAATGAAAAGTTTATAACAgatttaattgaattattgcCTAAAGTTTGTAAAAAATTGCGAGATATTGTGGATACTTTAAGAGAAGACAATAACAGTCAATATAGAGAAGCTGCTAGATTACTGTTATGTTTGTTAACAAAGATTTTTAATTGGAAAGGATTTGAGAGTGTCACTTACAATGTATTGTTAAGag aGGGTTTACGGACTTTAGCAAGTCAAGTAAATGAAAGTAATGCTACATTAAGATCCTGCAAAGAACTTGTTACAGAAGCTTGCAAGTATTTTGAATCTTTATCTGATATTGCAACACAAATATCTCTATCTACCACGTTAATTAATATGTGTAAATCTTTAATGAAACATTCTGAATCTTAtactaaagaaaataaagaaaaatatg caaaattaGCATTTGGATTTTTATCTCTTCAATGGCCAGAAGAAAAACATGCTAGTCAACAATATAAAACATcagtaattgaattattaaacaattggattgataatgagcCATTACCATTACAGACAGTTACTGTAATTTTGGAATGGTTACCAAATGAAACTACAAACTTGGAAAATCCTAAAAGTTCTTTAAGTAAAATACCTTCAATAACAAGGAATAACTATCATTTTTTGCTTAAAAAGATATTCGATGGTTTGATTAATGGTATAAAAATAGCACTTCCATTAGCTGATag tgatcctgaaagaataaaattatgGTATGAAGTTGCAACAAGTGTTCAAAAATTGGTTCAGATATGTAAAACTTTAACtacaaaaaataatgtattaatttttttaaaacataTGCCCATTTTATTGAAATCTTTTCTAAATCTTGGAATGCCAGTTcttgaatataatttaaaatatcaaactgAAGATGttactaaaatattgaaaatgatgcaag gagGTACACGTTATTTGCACACAATATGTTGTGATAGCGCAGAAAAGAAGGATCTTACATTAACAAAGTATATCCCAGCAGCTAAATCTATATTGGAGAAGTTAATTTACAGTGTTAAAGGAATGTTAGTTCTTAATAACAGTCCTGCTGCTTTTTGGATGGGGAAccttgttaataaaaatttagaaggtcGTGAAATTCTCTCACAG ACTGCATCATCAGAAGAAACTACTTTACCAAGTTCTGATATTATTGATGATGCAATTGCAGCTGATGTGTCATCAGATATCTTAGAGAGTGATAATTCAAGTGATGATCTTGCAGAAGAAAATGATTTATAA
- the LOC100877612 gene encoding solute carrier family 35 member G1 — protein sequence MSEHVELQHLVDTDIESNITTRQKQFSILMCKSCPYLGLILATLSSLFFSLCSVIVKGLVEVNPMELAAFRFVGVLLPAIPIVIYKGEHPFPKGRRLMLILRSFVGTTGLMLSFYAFRHMPLADASVVVFSVPVFVAIFAKIFLKEPCGLFNVITVCLTLVGVILITRPPLIFGDTVESLSDGHVKTEHADLWGAVAAFSATLFGANAYILLRALKGLHFSVIMTNFGSFALIQTIIISWAIGALCLPRCGTDRLLVVALALFSFGGQILLTLALQMEQAGPVAIARSADIVFAFFWQVLFFNEIPNPYSVGGAIVVTSSVLLTGLRKWALSLPETSNVKKSLGILVM from the coding sequence ATGTCAGAACATGTTGAACTGCAGCATTTAGTCGATACTGACATTGAAAGTAATATAACAACACGACagaaacaattttcaattttaatgtgcAAATCCTGTCCTTACCTTGGCCTAATATTAGCAACGCTGTCGtcattatttttttcattatgcAGTGTTATTGTAAAAGGTTTAGTGGAAGTAAATccaatggaattagcagcatTTCGGTTTGTGGGTGTATTGTTACCAGCGATACCAATTGTAATATATAAAGGAGAACATCCTTTTCCAAAGGGACGTAGACTAATGCTAATATTAAGAAGTTTTGTAGGGACCACTGGCCTTATGCTGAGTTTCTATGCATTTCGACATATGCCATTAGCTGATGCATCTGTCGTAGTTTTCTCTGTTCCTGTTTTTGTAgctatatttgcaaaaatatttttaaaagagcCTTGTGGGTTATTTAATGTTATTACTGTCTGTCTAACATTGGTTGgtgtaattttaataacacGTCCTCCACTTATTTTTGGAGATACCGTAGAATCACTTTCAGATGGACACGTGAAAACAGAACATGCAGATTTATGGGGTGCTGTTGCAGCTTTTTCGGCAACTCTTTTTGGTGCAAATGCATACATTTTATTGCGAGCTTTAAAAGGTCTTCATTTTTCAGTAATCATGACAAATTTTGGGTCTTTTGCTTTaattcaaacaataataatatctTGGGCTATAGGTGCTCTTTGCTTACCACGTTGTGGGACCGATAGACTTTTAGTTGTTGCACTTGCACTTTTTAGTTTTGGGGGACAGATACTATTAACTTTAGCTTTACAGATGGAACAAGCAGGACCAGTTGCAATAGCAAGGTCAGCAGATATTGTGTTTGCCTTTTTTTGGCAAGttctattttttaatgaaataccaAATCCTTATTCAGTAGGAGGAGCAATTGTAGTCACAAGTTCAGTTTTATTAACAGGATTAAGAAAATGGGCTCTTTCATTACCAGAAACATCTAATGTTAAAAAATCTTTAGGTATTTTGGTGATGTAG
- the LOC100877160 gene encoding cytochrome c oxidase subunit 4 isoform 1, mitochondrial isoform X1 — MKEYTMANKLILSRLQQNVPFMCIRGMAIQGDVFPDKIGNREVVGHGYNGEASYLDRADFPMPAIRFKPNTPDIMALREKEKGDWKKLSIEEKKALYRASYRQTFSEFQAPTGDWKGNIAVALMGVTLSLWLFYFFKAFVYPPMPDSFSEESRLAQLERMQILEVNPITGISAKK, encoded by the exons ATGAAAGAA tacACAATGGCTAACAAATTAATTCTCTCACGTTTACAACAAAATGTGCCATTTATGTGTATTCGTGGAATGGCCATACAAGGTGATGTATTCCCAGACAAAATTGGTAATCGAGAAGTAGTAGGTCATGGATATAATGGAGAAGCTAGCTACTTAGATCGAGCTGATTTTCCTATGCCTGCTATCCGTTTCAAACCAAATACTCCAGATATCAtg GCATTgcgagaaaaagaaaagggaGATTGGAAAAAGTTATCAATAGAAGAGAAAAAGGCATTATATCGTGCTAGTTATCGCCAAACATTCAGTGAATTCCAAGCTCCAACAGGCGACTGGAAAGGAAATATAGCAGTGGCATTAATGGGAGTAACATTGAGCCTTTGGTTATTCTACTTCTTTAAAGCTTTTG TATACCCACCAATGCCAGATTCATTTAGTGAAGAAAGCAGACTTGCACAACTGGAGCGTATGCAAATACTTGAGGTGAATCCTATTACTGGAATTAGtgctaaaaaataa
- the LOC100877277 gene encoding terminal nucleotidyltransferase 4B produces the protein MDPTIGWYQPEQFGPAKDLWLHIWEAEKGLDILTLKNDSSSNVMGVKLQQDFLSLDSLNSRTADRMQHNTCNSYYNPSRRKGDNRASTYGMNYNYYALVGEYGGCPWRVPNKHYSKGVIGLHEEIEDFFAYMCPSNEEHSLRIRVVKRIEQVIYDLWPDSKVEVFGSFRTGLYLPTSDIDLVVIGMWTNLPLRTLERALLDQNIAEPSSIKVLDKASVPIVKLTDKETEIKVDISFNMSNGVKSAELINSFKKRYPVLEKLVMVLKQFLLQRDLNEVFTGGISSYSLILMTISFLQLHPRQNAYCSNANLGVLLIEFLELYGRKFNYVKTGIRVKDGGTYISKEEVQRDMIDGHRPSLLCIEDPLTPGNDIGRSSYGALYVKDAFDWAYYVLSQAVSPLNILVNDANKVSILGRIIRVTDEVIEYRKWIKETFPLSLSEVDSLSSSTGSDASTLSAPASDTDSECSRGNSPNTGGKGEDRNKERHVYNNQHTHHHSQWKKPFKGTAHGNHHHNSRGNYHHRGINNNISGQSKAKHSLHSNGSNNNSHSPSSRSQTVKRKKQCITPRGTGDCVR, from the exons ATGGATCCGACTATCGGTTGGTATCAACCGGAGCAGTTCGGCCCCGCTAAGGATTTGTGGTTACACATTTGGGAAGCTGAGAAAGGCCTGGATATCTTAACGCTGAAAAACGATTCGTCTTCAAATGTTATGGGTGTGAAACTTCAACAGGACTTCTTATCTTTGGATTCTCTTAATTCTCGTACAGCAGACCGTATGCAACATAATACTTGTAATAGCTATTATAATCCGTCACGTAGGAAAGGTGATAATCGTGCTAGTACTTACGGCatgaactataattactatgccttaGTCGGCGAATACGGCGGTTGTCCGTGGAGGGTACCCAATAAACATTATTCGAAAGGGGTTATTGG attacacgaagaaattgaagattttttTGCTTATATGTGTCCCTCTAATGAGGAGCATAGCTTACGAATACGTGTTGTCAAAAGGATAGAACAAGTAATATATGATCTCTGGCCAGATTCTAAGGTTGAAGTATTTGGCAGCTTTCGCACTGGTTTATATTTACCTACAAG TGATATAGATTTAGTAGTAATAGGAATGTGGACAAATCTTCCATTACGCACTTTGGAACGTGCTTTATTGGATCAGAATATTGCTGAACCTTCCTCTATTAAAGTTCTAGATAAAGCTAGTGTTCCAATTGTCAAGTTAACTGATAAAGAAACTGAGATTAAAGTAGATATCAGTTTTAATATGAGTAATGGTGTTAAATCTGCAGAATTGattaattcttttaaaaaaCGATATCCAGTATTGGAGAAATTAGTTATGGTATTAAAGCAATTCTTGTTACAAAGAGACCTGAATGAAGTGTTTACTGGTGGAATTTCCTCATACAGTTTAATACTTATGACTATCAGTTTTTTACAG TTACATCCCAGGCAAAATGCTTATTGCTCAAATGCTAATCTCGGGGTGCTATTAATAGAATTTTTGGAACTATACGGTAggaaatttaattatgttaaaaCAGGAATTCGAGTAAAAGATGGTGGTACTTACATATCAAAAGAAGAG GTTCAACGAGATATGATAGATGGTCATCGACCCTCTTTATTGTGCATAGAAGATCCACTTACACCTGGAAATGATATTGGTCGTAGTAGTTATGGTGCTTTGTATGTAAAAGATGCGTTTGATTGGGCTTATTATGTTTTATCACAGGCTGTTAgtcctttaaatattttagttaacGATGCAAATAAAGTAAG TATATTAGGAAGAATAATTCGCGTGACAGATGAAGTAATAGAATACCGTAAATGGATCAAAGAAACATTCCCGCTATCCTTGAGTGAGGTAGATTCATTATCAAGTTCAACTGGATCAGATGCATCAACGCTGTCTGCTCCAGCTAGTGATacg GATTCCGAATGTAGTCGTGGAAACTCTCCTAATACCGGTGGAAAAGGAGAAGATAGGAATAAAGAAAGACATGTATATAATAATCAACATACTCATCATCATTCACAATGGAAAAAACCATTCAAAGGAACTGCTCATG gCAACCACCACCACAATTCCAGAGGAAATTATCATCATCGTGGAATAAACAATAACATAAGTGGACAAAGTAAGGCAAAACATTCTCTTCATAGTAAtggaagtaataataatagccaCAGTCCAAGTTCAAGGTCACAAACCGTCAAACGAAAAAAACAGTGTATTACACCTCGTGGTACAGGAGATTGTGTACGGTGA